Below is a genomic region from Rhodopirellula islandica.
CTTTTCAGCGGGACCGATCTCACTCCGTGATGTTGCCGATGTTGCGTCACGTTTTTCATCCACCCCGTTGCCACTCGCCGGAACAGCCCAACTGGCTGGCAAACTGCATGCAGACTCCAAACGCCACACCATCACGACAACCGGGACCGCGTCTTTGTCGGACGCAACCTACGCCCGCACGAGCATTGGCTCGGCCCGTCTGAATTGGAAAGCGGACTCAACAGGGCTGGTGATCCACACGGGATCCGACGATCTGCTTGGCGGTCAATACACGCTCTCGCTGACGACCCACCAACTGGATTGGACGCAGTCGACGATCGAATCGTGGTTCACTGGAATCCAGGCCAACCGCTTGCCTCGATTTGCCAACGTTCAAATTCCTGTGACAGGCACTCTGGAAGGCGGATTCAAATTCACGTCGCTCGGATCGCTCGCCAAACTGGGTGGAAACGCTTGGGTCCGCAGTCGCGCGCTCTCGGCAATGAACGTGCCGATTGAGCTGACACGGGCGGAGATTCAGATCGAGAACGGGATGGCGAATGGGAATGCAAACGGAGAGCTCCTGCAAGGCACCTTTGACGCCAAGGTCCAAAGTGATCTGCAAGAACTCGTCGCATTCGCGAATCAAGACGCCACCGACCTGCGTCAGATTCCCTTTTTCGTGGAAGCCAAACTCAGCCGACTCTCAATCGACAAAGCGATCCAAGCGGCCAAGTTGCCGACAGCCCTTCGCCCTTTGTCCGGGTTCGTGGATGCCAACTGCACGCGTGATGCGAACTCGATCCGCGACGGTTTGCTTTGCACTGCGACGGCGTCAGCGGAACGCGTTCGCTGGAACCAATCCAGACTTTCCGATCGTGTGACCGCCAACGTCGAACTGCGTCCCGATCGTCTGGCGTTGGAATCCGTTGACGGACGATTCGCAGACGGACGGCTCAGTGGGCGGGCGGAAGTCTCGCTGATTGGCGAACCTCGCGGGACGTTTCAATTCGGTATCAACCGAATGAACCTTCGACTTGCTGCCGCACCACTGGGCAACATCGCAAGCGGTGCGTCCGGAACGGCCAGTGTGCGAGTCACCGGTCGCATCGCACAAACCATTTCGGGTCGGGCGGATGTCTCCGCCAACAACCCTTCGATTGCCGACCTCAACATCCGCGCGGTTCGATTCCCGATCGACTGGACGGTCACACCAGCCTCGAACCGCATTGCCTGGCGATGCCGCGCGGGGGTGATCGAAGCAGGCGGTGGAAAGATCAATGTTTCGACCGAGGGCGACTACAGTCGTTCTCTCAACATGCAACTTGCCGCACGGCTGAATCAGATCGACACCTCTCGTTTGCTCCGCGGCAAAAGCGTGGGAGCAGGCGTGATGGACGGGCAAGTCCATTTGAACGCCCGACGTGCCAGCCGCCCGGATCAGATTTCCGGCAACTTCGACCTCCAGATGTCCCAGGTCGATTCGTTGGAGATGCCGATCTTGGACCAGCTCGATTCCCTGGTGAGTTTGACTCCCTCACTGGGTTCCAAACACGACAATGACGGCACCATCACAGGTCGATTGTCCGGCGGATTGGTTCACCTCGATCAACTGGCCATCACACAGAGCAACGTCCAGGTCCTGATGAGCGGCAATGCTTCGCTCGACGGACGTCTCAACTTTGACGTGACCGCAGCAACCGGCCAGGTTGGGCCGGCAGACGGATTGATGGCGCTCACCGACTCGCCGCTCATGCTGGCTGCTCCCGCGCCGGTCACCCTGGTTTTGAAAGCGAACGAGGCGATGAAAGACCGAGTCGTCCACGTCCATGTGGGTGGAACTTCCTCCCGGCCAACCCTTCGTTTGCAACCCGGCAAAAACTTAACCCAAGACACCTTACGTTTCTTCTTGACCAACAGCTTCGGATCGCAGGTTGCCAATGTGGCGGACCAGTCACGGAACCAGAACCGCTCGCGTTAGCAAGCAACGGAAAACGACCGTTCCTTCACCGGCAACAGCGTGTCAATCAAGCAGACAGAACCAAAACTGAACACGGAGATTCCTATGACCCATCATCCTACTTTTCGCACCGTTCAGGTGATGCTGCTCGCCGCCTGCTGCGTTGCAGTCATCGCCGGCTGTCGCACCGCCGCCTCGCTCGGACTGCCTGTTTCGGCAAGTTCCAACGCGTTGCTTCCCTACGCAACGAATCTCCGCCAAGCCGGACATCGTCACGGCATCCCAACGGAGTTGGCCAAGCAAGCCTTGCCGCCTCACCGCATGGAAGCTGGCGATGTCTTGGTCATTGAGCCCAACGATTTCAATTCGCCCGTGCGTCTGCAAAGCGACCAAACCGTCCATCAAGATGGCTACATCGAACTGGGCGACTACGGCCGTGTGGCGGTCCTCGGTATGACGACCGAAGAGATCCAACAAACGGTTCAATCGCGTGTTGCCGCTCGAGAAACGGAAAAGAGTCAACAACGATTCGCTCTCGCCTCACACAGCCAGAATCGCCCGCCGGAGGAAATAGTCGACTACGGCGTCAACGTCCGCTTGGTCAACAACGAAAGCGATCAGTTCTATGTGATGGGAGAGGTCAATGCGCCAGGCTCGTATCAGTTGGTCGGCGCCGAAACGGTGTTGGACGCACTGATCGCTGCCGGTGGTTTGTCCGATCGAGCGAACGAACACAAAATCATTCTCACTCGCCCCCAACCGGACGGACAACCACGACTGGTCCTCCCCGTTTGCTACAAACAAATTCTGCAACTGGGTGATGTCACCACGAACTACCAATTGCTTCCTGGGGACCGCATCTATGTTCCCAGCATCACGCTCTGGGAAGATGTCAAACAAAGCGTCGCCTTCAACAGCGACAAGAGCTGCCCACACTGCCGCGAGTACCGCCAGTAGGTGACGGCAGAGCCAGCGAAACGAACGTCTCGTTCAGACCGCCCAAGACTCACTCGATTTCACGGAACAAGGCATCCGTTTCTTCGATTCGGAAACGCGTGGTCACCACCGAGTGTTTTTCTGGCCCCGGCTGATACTTGATGTACGTGGTCGCCACGATCGTTCCATCGGGCAACAACTCGACGCCCGGATAACCACAATCGCCCACATTCTTCGCGTGACTGTGCAACAGCTTGATTCGATATTGCCCCGGTCGGTTTTCGCGAATGTCCTCGTAAGTTCCGACCCAAGCCACGAAATGCCCGCGTGTTGGACTGCCCGGGGCCTGATCACGGAACGCGAATACCCAGCGACCGTCTGGCAGCGGGACGCCGATGTGTCGATCGCCCGACAATCCCCATGGCGTGTCAACGGGCGTGGTCCAGGTCTGGCCCTCATCACGCGAGAACATCATCAGACTGCGTCCGCGGTGTGTGTTCTCTCGCAGCAGACAACACAATTCTTCCCCGTCGGGTGAACGAAACACGAACGGCTCACAGGGATTCTTCCCTTCCACCGCGGCGACCACACGCGGCTCGGACCAAGTGAACCCTCCGTCCGCGGTGATGGTTTGCAACACGCTCAGCGGTGCTCTGTCCTTGCCGTCAGGCCCTTTGTGATACAGCCCCAGAGTCCGACCATCTTTCAGTGTCACCACACTGCTGAACGTCATCACACATGGAAAACCAAGTGGCGGCATCTCGGTCCAAGTCTGGCCGTCGTCTTCGCTCATGATGCTCGGCATCCCCGGACCACCACGCTGGTTGAGCGACGCCGAGAAGACCCACAACCGCGGCTTCCCCTCGGGATCAAGAATCCGATAGATGCTTGGACAATTTTGATGCTTTGAAAAGTTGGGTGGCAACTGATCGTCCAGTCGCGTCCACGTCAGTCCCCCGTCGTCGCTCTTGGCCATCGGCCCCGCCGAGCCACCGTGATTGACACACCAAACGCAAAGGATTGTTTCGCTCTCCGGCATCCGCAGTGTCGTGGGATGGCCTTGGTAAACGTCTTCGGTGCCCGCTGCGATGACCACCTGACGTTCCGTCTGCTGCGACAAATCCACGACCGGCAAATCAGGACCATCGCCCAACGCGGCGGAAGTCACTGACATGACTCCCACGATCCAGATCAACTGACGGCAAGCCAAACCAATGAGCGGGTTCCTTCGATCAGCAAGCAACAAATGCATGGTCAATTCCAGTGGAGGTACGGCGGGGTGTTTGAATCGAAACGAGACAGTCTACCCGATTCACGCGTCGCATTTGTTCCGAGCAAGGACTCCCAACGGTGGCGTCAGGGAGTGAAGGGGAACAGCAGGGGCACGATCCAGAGCGTGACCGCGAGAACGAGCAACTGCAGTGGGATGCCGACCTTCAGGAAATCGCCGAAACGGTAGCTGCCCGCGCCAGTCACCAGCGCATTGATCGGTGAAGCCATTGGAGTGGAAAAGGAGGTCGATGCAGCGAGCGCCACGCCCATCAACAAAGGGTACGGCGAAACGTCCAGCCGGTGAGCGACCTCCAGTGCCAGCGGTGCGAGCAACACACTCGTTGCGGTATTGGAAATCGCTTGACTGAGCAGCGACGTGACACTGAAGAGCAACAGCAGCAACAGAGTCGGGTTCGCTAAATGAGGGCTTTCCACGATCGCGTCGGTCACCATCCCCAGCACACCCGTTTTCTCGAGCGCCGTGGCCAGCGGCATGACCGAAGCGATCATCACGATGCTGTCCCAATGGATGCTCTGATAAGCCGTCGATCCACGAAATGCTCCGACCACCACGGTCAACAACGCGGCGACCAGAACCGCAGTCACATTGGCGACCACGCCTGTGCTCATCACCATCAACA
It encodes:
- a CDS encoding AsmA-like C-terminal region-containing protein: MPLLLFTPIKDDCLRTKKGVRTFAIRAINLGLLLALVLLVSRNVVSRFLAERVASSLLATEVRVESVHIGLGTIQVDGITVMEPSIPDAAQIEVHQVDVVASIFRGLSDGKWVDHIAVVKPVLHLRFDDEGQLLSVFPKSESSSEGETKIPLRSLLVQNAELIVHQGTHCQAMVEGASLSAAFGTEIDLRAEVDQLLDGQLDFQTRVDAATFAGSTVIQLTGCRLDSHTLPASLLPPDVRKERVSGTASMLVKVQHPADEKDFRHHPAEMQLRLQDIAWSDFGTVVSQVTLHANTSRDGLALNVDADPLQGRAQLSLTTNSLAAPLTANMTSEVSGCDLQPLLAHFIPNFGVHATAGFSTHSQVSWHDGVADFQNTIHAMASGLAADDIELDPVICDVICKGQIPLDPNNFDPMGGLQGNLSGNVTSDGLGLHQLAKRLGIADLDGRLQTSVAFSLPLDQCLDPNALTVEATASCENIQAHGVALNDTVAQMSLSKGTAVARLDEARFVSAQGETIAVTSGSAQTSLSTRRLQLQAILNELDGQHAARLCKVDDGQLRGKATGQVDASVSLDSMAHPDAWQVLASLNTVGISVLGEVVRDVNAQLELNQGRIVVAPTTLQWRENRCQLSLDGKLTNELTIDADFSAGPISLRDVADVASRFSSTPLPLAGTAQLAGKLHADSKRHTITTTGTASLSDATYARTSIGSARLNWKADSTGLVIHTGSDDLLGGQYTLSLTTHQLDWTQSTIESWFTGIQANRLPRFANVQIPVTGTLEGGFKFTSLGSLAKLGGNAWVRSRALSAMNVPIELTRAEIQIENGMANGNANGELLQGTFDAKVQSDLQELVAFANQDATDLRQIPFFVEAKLSRLSIDKAIQAAKLPTALRPLSGFVDANCTRDANSIRDGLLCTATASAERVRWNQSRLSDRVTANVELRPDRLALESVDGRFADGRLSGRAEVSLIGEPRGTFQFGINRMNLRLAAAPLGNIASGASGTASVRVTGRIAQTISGRADVSANNPSIADLNIRAVRFPIDWTVTPASNRIAWRCRAGVIEAGGGKINVSTEGDYSRSLNMQLAARLNQIDTSRLLRGKSVGAGVMDGQVHLNARRASRPDQISGNFDLQMSQVDSLEMPILDQLDSLVSLTPSLGSKHDNDGTITGRLSGGLVHLDQLAITQSNVQVLMSGNASLDGRLNFDVTAATGQVGPADGLMALTDSPLMLAAPAPVTLVLKANEAMKDRVVHVHVGGTSSRPTLRLQPGKNLTQDTLRFFLTNSFGSQVANVADQSRNQNRSR
- a CDS encoding polysaccharide biosynthesis/export family protein, translated to MTHHPTFRTVQVMLLAACCVAVIAGCRTAASLGLPVSASSNALLPYATNLRQAGHRHGIPTELAKQALPPHRMEAGDVLVIEPNDFNSPVRLQSDQTVHQDGYIELGDYGRVAVLGMTTEEIQQTVQSRVAARETEKSQQRFALASHSQNRPPEEIVDYGVNVRLVNNESDQFYVMGEVNAPGSYQLVGAETVLDALIAAGGLSDRANEHKIILTRPQPDGQPRLVLPVCYKQILQLGDVTTNYQLLPGDRIYVPSITLWEDVKQSVAFNSDKSCPHCREYRQ
- a CDS encoding sialidase family protein, which produces MSVTSAALGDGPDLPVVDLSQQTERQVVIAAGTEDVYQGHPTTLRMPESETILCVWCVNHGGSAGPMAKSDDGGLTWTRLDDQLPPNFSKHQNCPSIYRILDPEGKPRLWVFSASLNQRGGPGMPSIMSEDDGQTWTEMPPLGFPCVMTFSSVVTLKDGRTLGLYHKGPDGKDRAPLSVLQTITADGGFTWSEPRVVAAVEGKNPCEPFVFRSPDGEELCCLLRENTHRGRSLMMFSRDEGQTWTTPVDTPWGLSGDRHIGVPLPDGRWVFAFRDQAPGSPTRGHFVAWVGTYEDIRENRPGQYRIKLLHSHAKNVGDCGYPGVELLPDGTIVATTYIKYQPGPEKHSVVTTRFRIEETDALFREIE